From the genome of Triticum aestivum cultivar Chinese Spring chromosome 3B, IWGSC CS RefSeq v2.1, whole genome shotgun sequence, one region includes:
- the LOC123071954 gene encoding transcription factor bHLH77 — protein MNCGPPDQLPPATAGFLNLNWDSSMDAGGHPSPASGSAAATEGLALHGISPRPQHYGAGTPLGSPTKLNLSMMGQYRHHNHHYPPPQVGGAGLPTLENLMPMGSLDQFLADPGFAERAARLSGFDARGGYGGGPAQFGLPDDGPVGALKELELGSARDDSSVSDPASAGAGMALKGGSDGNARKRKAAGGSKGKGKDASMSTTSAKDLLAKEDSASKRCKSTSMEDAEENSGKGNAAQSSSENGGKKQGKDGASKLPEPPKDFIHVRARRGEATDSHSLAERVRREKISQRMKLLQDLVPGCNKVVGKAVMLDEIINYVQSLQRQVEFLSMKLATVNPQLDFNNLPSLLAKDMQQQSCGQLQQGSSHFPLEASGAPLPYMGQGNGDPLGCGMSDGGMGDDQGAMHPLDQAFCRPMGSSQQQQQHFLSDAASQVGAFWQDLQSVVQMDMGQSQELATSSNSYDGSLQTVHMKMEL, from the exons ATGAACTGCGGCCCGCCGGACCAGCTGCCGCCGGCCACGGCGGGCTTCCTCAACCTTAACTGGGACAGCTCCATGGACGCGGGGGGCCACCCCTCGCCGGCCTCCGGCTCCGCGGCGGCCACCGAGGGGCTGGCGCTCCACGGGATCTCGCCCCGGCCGCAGCACTACGGCGCCGGCACGCCGCTCGGCTCGCCCACCAAGCTCAACCTCTCCATGATGGGCCAGTACCGCCACCACAACCACCACTACCCGCCGCCGCAGGTGGGGGGCGCCGGCCTGCCCACCCTGGAGAACCTGATGCCCATGGGATCCCTGGACCAGTTCCTCGCCGACCCGGGCTTCGCCGAGCGCGCCGCCAGGCTCTCCGGCTTCGACGCCcgcggcggctacggcggcggccCGGCGCAATTCGGCCTCCCGGACGACGGCCCCGTCGGCGCGCTCAAGGAGCTGGAACTCGGGAGTGCCCGGGACGACTCGTCGGTGTCCGATCCGGCGTCGGCCGGCGCGGGGATGGCGCTCAAGGGGGGCTCCGACGGCAATGCGAGGAAGCGGAAGGCCGCCGGCGGCAGCAAGGGGAAGGGCAAGGACGCCTCCatgtccaccacctccgccaaggaTCTCCTCGCCAAG GAGGACTCGGCGTCGAAGCGCTGCAAGTCCACGTCCATGGAGGACGCCGAGGAGAATTCCGGCAAGGGGAACGCCGCGCAGAGCAGCAGCGAGAACGGCGGCAAGAAGCAGGGCAAGGACGGCGCCTCCAAGCTCCCCGAGCCGCCCAAGGACTTCATCCACGTCCGGGCTCGGCGCGGCGAGGCCACAGACAGCCATAGCCTGGCCGAGAGG GTGAGAAGGGAGAAGATCAGCCAGCGGATGAAGCTGCTGCAGGACCTCGTGCCCGGCTGCAACAAG GTGGTGGGCAAGGCCGTCATGCTGGACGAGATCATAAACTACGTGCAGTCGCTGCAGCGGCAAGTCGAG TTTCTGTCCATGAAGCTGGCCACGGTGAACCCGCAGCTGGACTTCAACAACCTGCCCAGCCTCCTCGCCAAAGAT ATGCAGCAGCAGTCATGTGGGCAGCTGCAGCAGGGCTCGTCGCATTTCCCGCTGGAGGCGTCGGGCGCGCCGCTCCCCTACATGGGCCAGGGGAACGGCGACCCTCTCGGCTGCGGCATGTCCGACGGCGGCATGGGCGACGATCAGGGCGCCATGCACCCGCTGGACCAGGCCTTCTGCCGGCCCATGGGTTCctcacagcagcagcagcagcacttcCTCAGCGACGCCGCCTCTCAG GTTGGGGCTTTCTGGCAAGATCTGCAGAGCGTGGTTCAGATGGACATGGGGCAGAGCCAGGAGCTCGCCACCTCCTCCAACAGCTACGACG GTTCGTTGCAGACGGTCCACATGAAAATGGAGCTTTGA